One region of Culex pipiens pallens isolate TS chromosome 2, TS_CPP_V2, whole genome shotgun sequence genomic DNA includes:
- the LOC120427141 gene encoding maltase 2-like, with the protein MLGPKVTWSLLAVAAAYLVGSTSAQEKDWWETTVFYQIYPRSFFDTNGDGVGDVKGVTAKLQHLKDTGFEATWLSPIFSSPQEDFGYDVSDFKSVDPLFGTNAHLEELFAEAKKLGIKIILDFVPNHSSNEHEWFIKSENGDPKYKDYYVWHEGKDNPQGGRKIPPNNWQSVFYGSAWEWSDKRQEYYLHQFAVGQPDLNYRNPEVIKEFDDILLFWMQKGASGFRIDAINHMFEVEDFRDEPINNPEDPNSYGYTHHIYTKDLPETYDVIAHWRKLIDSYVEENKVDTIIMMTEAYANLTMTMKFYESDDGKEQRAHFPFNFAMIEDLNDHSKATDFKYIIDRFLDNMPRGKVTNWVLGNHDKPRMSSRYGRERVDGMALMLMTLPGVAVIYNGEEIGMEDFRDMSYEDSRDPQGCNLGEENYMWASRDPQRTPFQWDDTFNAGFSSAPRTWLPMHPLYRQTNLLKQKEADYSTYHFYVDALKLRKDRVYTHGEFRSRAYNDDVFAFVRFLRENEDRGLDPYNVIVINFRGEPHTIDVTDLYRFAGETAPVRLVGTDSRHKVGDSVNTTALHLGPYEAIVIGHGGATSGAVGLQVSISLLIVAMLKFLLF; encoded by the exons ATGCTCGGACCGAAGGTAACGTGGTCACTGCTGGCCGTGGCAGCAGCCTACCTCGTCGGATCAACCAGCGCCCAGGAGAAGGACTGGTGGGAAACGACGGTCTTCTACCAGATATATCCGCGATCCTTCTTCGACACGAACGGCGATGGGGTTGGTGATGTGAAGGGAGTTACCGCAAAGTTGCAGCACCTGAAGGACACCGGCTTCGAGGCGACCTGGCTCAGTCCGATCTTCTCGTCACCGCAGGAGGACTTTGGCTACGACGTCAGTGACTTCAAGTCGGTGGATCCTCTGTTTGGAACGAACGCCCACCTGGAGGAACTGTTTGCCGAAGCGAAGAAGCTGGGAATCAAGATCATCCTGGATTTCGTGCCGAACCACTCCAGCAATGAGCACGAGTGGTTTATCAAGTCGGAGAATGGTGATCCCAAGTACAAGGACTACTACGTGTGGCATGAAGGAAAAGACAATCCTCAGGGAGGTCGTAAAATCCCACCGAACAACTGG CAATCCGTATTCTACGGATCAGCATGGGAATGGAGTGACAAGCGTCAGGAATACTACCTGCACCAGTTTGCGGTCGGTCAGCCGGATTTGAACTACCGCAACCCGGAAGTGATCAAGGAGTTCGACGACATTCTGCTGTTCTGGATGCAGAAGGGAGCGTCCGGGTTCCGGATCGACGCGATCAACCACATGTTCGAGGTGGAAGATTTCCGCGACGAGCCGATCAACAATCCGGAAGATCCGAACAGTTACGGCTACACTCACCACATCTACACCAAGGATCTGCCGGAAACGTACGACGTGATCGCCCACTGGCGCAAGCTGATCGACAGCTACGTGGAGGAGAACAAGGTGGATACCAT CATCATGATGACCGAGGCGTACGCGAATCTGACCATGACCATGAAGTTCTACGAATCCGACGACGGCAAGGAGCAGCGAGCGCACTTCCCGTTCAACTTTGCCATGATCGAGGATCTGAACGATCACTCAAAGGCAACCGACTTCAAGTACATCATTGATCGATTCCTGGATAACATGCCCCGCGGCAAGGTCACCAACTGGGTGCTCGGCAACCATGACAAGCCCCGAATGTCCAGCCGATACGGTCGCGAAAGGGTCGACGGAATGGCGCTGATGTTGATGACGCTGCCGGGCGTTGCGGTCATCTACAACGGTGAAGAAATCGGAATGGAGGATTTCCGCGATATGTCCTACGAAGACAGTCGCGACCCGCAAGGATGCAACTTGGGCGAGGAAAACTACATGTGGGCTTCGAGAGATCCTCAGCGAACTCCGTTCCAGTGGGATGATACCTTCAACGCCGGATTCTCGTCCGCTCCTCGCACGTGGCTTCCGATGCACCCCCTCTACCGCCAAACCAATCTGCTCAAGCAGAAAGAAGCCGACTACAGCACGTACCACTTCTACGTGGACGCCCTCAAGCTGCGCAAAGATCGCGTCTACACGCACGGAGAGTTCCGCTCGCGGGCGTACAACGACGACGTCTTTGCCTTTGTTCGATTCCTGCGCGAAAACGAGGATCGTGGGCTCGACCCGTACAACGTGATCGTGATCAACTTCCGGGGAGAACCGCATACGATCGACGTTACGGATCTGTACCGGTTTGCAGGTGAGACCGCGCCTGTGCGTTTAGTGGGAACGGATTCGCGACACAAGGTAGGAGATTCCGTCAACACCACGGCGCTGCATTTGGGACCGTACGAGGCCATCGTGATTGGTCACGGTGGAGCAACAAGTGGAGCTGTGGGACTGCAAGTTTCGATCAGTTTGTTGATTGTAGCAATGTTGAAGTTCTTGTTGTTTTAG
- the LOC128092840 gene encoding maltase 2-like: MKRVQVLFWLGLLVAVVSAKTTGREEDGHDHDLPELDWWEGGVFYQIYPRSFKDSNGDGTGDIKGILEKLDHLVDLGVTGVWFSPLFKSPMKDFGYDISDFLDVDPTFGTMKDLEDLLAKAKQLGIKVILDFVPNHTSDEHEWFVKSKSGDPEFRDFYVWKDGKAGGLPPNNWQSVFHTEAWTKPEGSTQFYLHQFDKGQPDLNYENPKVKEEMKKMIEFWFSKGVDGFRIDAINHAYEDERFLDEPLIDENRELFYENMDHKYTMNQDKSYSLIYDWRELFDKWSVETKQTKLMMTEAYANLEQTMRWYGDGTRKGSHFPFNFAMINRVTNSSGAAQLKEVIDEWLDTMPKGANANWVLGNHDRPRIASRFGRERAASFAVLELTLPGIAVVYYGEEIGMEDYRDISFEDTQDPQAANTNKEIYQLYSRDPVRTPFQWDSSAYAGFTAATTVKTWLPVHSNFKELNLAAQKTAPKSIFKLYQQLIKLRSDHTFMYGDFESKALINNVFGYTRKLAEHKTYAVVVNMNSADVQLNMKNLEKDTQKLKVVVSTPESKFEENQEITDVENMVLESFDAVVFEVVTAGSSALVGSVLLLLGAVLRALM, from the exons ATGAAGCGTGTCCAAGTGTTGTTCTGGCTAGGCCTGCTGGTGGCGGTGGTCAGTGCCAAGACTACCGGCCGAGAAGAGGATGGTCACGACCATGACCTGCCTGAGCTGGACTGGTGGGAGGGTGGAGTGTTCTACCAGATTTATCCCCGGTCCTTCAAGGACTCAAACGGGGACGGTACCGGAGACATCAAGGGAATCCTGGAGAAGCTGGACCACCTGGTGGACTTAGGCGTCACGGGAGTGTGGTTTAGTCCGCTGTTCAAATCCCCGATGAAGGACTTTGGATACGACATTTCCGACTTTCTCGACGTCGATCCAACGTTCGGCACGATGAAGGATTTGGAAGATCTGCTGGCGAAGGCGAAGCAGCTGGGAATCAAGGTGATCCTAGACTTTGTGCCGAACCACACCAGCGACGAGCACGAGTGGTTCGTCAAGTCCAAGAGTGGAGATCCAGAATTTCGGGACTTTTATGTGTGGAAAGACGGCAAAGCTGGCGGATTGCCACCTAACAATTGG CAATCGGTGTTCCATACGGAGGCGTGGACCAAGCCGGAAGGTAGCACCCAATTCTATCTGCATCAATTCGATAAAGGCCAGCCCGATCTGAACTACGAAAATCCCAAGGTAAAGGAGGAAATGAAGAAGATGATCGAGTTCTGGTTTTCAAAGGGTGTTGACGGATTTCGTATTGATGCGATCAACCACGCGTACGAGGATGAGCGATTCTTGGACGAGCCGCTGATTGATGAGAATCGTGAGTTGTTCTACGAGAATATGGATCACAAATATACCATGAATCAG GACAAATCGTACTCGCTGATCTACGACTGGCGTGAGCTGTTCGACAAGTGGTCCGTTGAGACGAAGCAGACCAAGCTGATGATGACGGAGGCTTACGCCAACCTGGAGCAGACCATGCGATGGTATGGGGATGGTACGCGCAAGGGATCGCACTTCCCGTTCAACTTTGCCATGATCAACCGCGTTACGAACAGTTCGGGAGCTGCCCAGCTAAAGGAGGTGATCGACGAGTGGCTCGACACCATGCCAAAGGGAGCCAACGCTAACTGGGTGCTGGGAAACCACGATCGTCCTCGTATTGCGTCTCGCTTTGGACGTGAACGTGCTGCCAGCTTCGCAGTTCTAGAGCTAACACTGCCGGGAATCGCAGTTGTTTACTATGGTGAGGAGATCGGCATGGAGGACTACCGAGACATTTCGTTCGAAGATACGCAGGATCCTCAGGCTGCCAACACGAACAAGGAGATCTACCAGCTGTACTCTCGCGATCCGGTGAGGACACCCTTCCAGTGGGATAGCTCAGCTTACGCTGGATTCACCGCGGCAACCACTGTGAAGACTTGGCTTCCAGTGCACTCAAACTTCAAGGAGCTGAACCTGGCTGCCCAGAAAACCGCTCCCAAGAGTATCTTCAAGCTGTACCAGCAGCTGATCAAGCTGCGCAGCGATCACACCTTCATGTACGGCGACTTTGAGTCGAAGGCTCTGATCAACAACGTGTTCGGGTACACACGGAAGCTGGCGGAACACAAGACGTACGCCGTGGTCGTCAACATGAACTCGGCCGATGTGCAGCTGAACATGAAGAACCTGGAGAAGGACACCCAGAAGCTGAAGGTCGTGGTCAGCACGCCGGAATCCAAGTTTGAGGAGAACCAGGAGATTACCGACGTGGAGAACATGGTTCTGGAGAGTTTCGATGCGGTCGTGTTCGAGGTAGTCACGGCTGGCAGCTCGGCACTTGTTGGATCGGTGCTTTTGCTGCTGGGAGCCGTGTTGCGAGCATTGATGTAG
- the LOC120427140 gene encoding maltase 2-like, protein MKNNLLHRLQGSYLSALPLLLLLSATPAVSSSDWWQDTVFYQIYPRSFMDSDGDGVGDLRGITSRLQHLADAGIGATWMSPIFKSPMVDFGYDIEDYMAIQPEYGSMEDFDALMEEANRLGIRVVLDFVPNHSSDRCEWFRRSAAREPGYEDFYVWHDGKENPDGGQPLVPNNWQSVFYGSAWTFHPGRGQYYLHQFTKEQPDLNFRNPAVVERMKDVMRFWLGKGVAGFRVDAVNHLFEVEDFRDEPVTGTDPDPLSYGFTHHYYTKDLPEVYDMVYQWRSLLDDWTQDHGGPTSIMMTEAYANITFTMKYYRSEDGSRVGSHMPFNFLLITDLNQASTAQDFVFTINKWLTYMPRDQQANWVIGNHDQPRVGSRYGVDRIDAINTLLMTLPGIAVTYYGEEIGMVDYKNVSGVETAGSDVFIDFSRDPERTPFQWNDGKNAGFSSGESTWLPVNPNYVDLNLEKQKQAERSHYKTYQELVKLRKHETFRKGSIQMIPYNEQVVTFVRELPGHPTFVSVLNLGPREQQLDLSIFTRLSAELNVAVASSRSNFRAGDAVQRDRLTLGAFDSLVLQESESHLRLPFGVSLPVGRLWGGSGVTSRQLGVGDVALIASILIALGALGGGCCIHFGLRRQKANQPQVESEKQRKFGGAWRGAARSLSVG, encoded by the exons ATGAAAAATAACCTGTTGCATCGTTTGCAAGGAAGCTACCTGTCCGCATTGCCGCTGCTGCTCCTCCTCTCCGCAACACCAGCTGTGTCCTCGTCGGACTGGTGGCAGGACACGGTCTTCTACCAGATCTACCCGCGCTCCTTCATGGACAGTGACGGCGATGGGGTGGGGGATTTGCGCGGGATTACCTCAAGGTTGCAGCACCTGGCGGACGCGGGCATTGGAGCGACGTGGATGTCGCCGATATTCAAGTCTCCCATGGTGGACTTTGGGTACGACATTGAGGACTATATGGCGATTCAGCCGGAATATGGGAGTATGGAGGACTTTGACGCGCTGATGGAGGAAGCGAACCGGTTGGGGATTCGGGTGGTGCTGGATTTCGTACCGAACCATAGCAGCGATCGGTGCGAGTGGTTTCGGCGGTCGGCGGCGAGGGAGCCCGGGTATGAGGACTTTTACGTGTGGCACGATGGGAAGGAGAATCCGGACGGGGGGCAGCCGTTGGTGCCGAATAATTGG CAATCGGTGTTCTACGGATCAGCGTGGACGTTCCATCCGGGTCGAGGTCAGTACTATCTGCATCAGTTCACCAAGGAGCAACCGGATCTGAACTTCCGCAACCCAGCCGTGGTAGAGCGAATGAAGGACGTGATGCGGTTCTGGTTGGGCAAGGGTGTGGCGGGTTTTCGGGTGGACGCCGTGAACCACCTATTTGAAGTGGAGGACTTTCGCGATGAGCCGGTGACCGGAACCGATCCAGATCCACTGTCGTACGGCTTTACCCATCACTACTACACAAAAGATTTGCCGGAGGTGTACGACATGGTGTACCAGTGGCGTTCCCTCTTGGACGACTGGACGCAGGATCACGGTGGTCCGACCAGTATCATGATGACCGAAGCGTACGCCAACATAACCTTCACCATGAAGTACTACCGATCGGAGGACGGGTCAAGGGTAGGATCACACATGCCCTTCAACTTCCTCCTTATTACCGACCTTAATCAAGCTTCTACGGCGCAAGACTTTGTGTTTACGATCAACAAGTGGCTGACTTACATGCCACGGGATCAGCAAGCCAACTGGGTCATTGGGAACCACGATCAACCGCGTGTTGGATCGCGGTACGGAGTTGACCGCATCGACGCGATCAACACACTGTTGATGACTCTACCTGGCATCGCCGTCACGTACTATGGTGAGGAGATCGGCATGGTGGACTACAAGAACGTGTCCGGGGTTGAAACGGCGGGATCGGATGTTTTCATCGATTTCTCTCGGGATCCCGAGCGGACTCCGTTTCAGTGGAATGATGGGAAGAACGCGGGATTCTCAAGTGGGGAAAGTACGTGGCTTCCGGTGAATCCCAACTATGTTGATTTGAATCTCGAAAAGCAGAAGCAAGCGGAGCGGAGTCACTACAAAACCTACCAGGAGTTGGTGAAGCTGAGAAAGCACGAGACGTTCCGGAAGGGATCGATCCAAATGATTCCGTACAACGAGCAGGTGGTGACATTCGTTAG GGAACTCCCCGGCCATCCAACGTTCGTAAGCGTCCTCAACCTGGGTCCCCGTGAGCAACAGCTGGATCTTTCGATATTCACGCGACTGTCAGCAGAGCTGAACGTGGCCGTGGCGTCCTCCCGGTCCAACTTTCGCGCCGG AGATGCGGTTCAGCGAGATCGGCTGACGCTGGGAGCGTTTGATTCATTGGTTCTGCAGGAAAG TGAAAGCCACCTCCGGCTGCCGTTTGGAGTGTCCCTTCCGGTGGGTCGACTGTGGGGCGGTTCGGGCGTGACCTCCCGCCAGCTGGGCGTAGGGGACGTGGCCCTAATTGCGTCGATATTAATTGCACTGGGCGCGCTCGGTGGTGGCTGCTGTATTCATTTTGGCCTGCGCCGGCAAAAGGCAAACCAGCCGCAGGTTGAGTCCGAGAAGCAGCGAAAGTTTGGAGGTGCGTGGCGCGGTGCGGCGAGGTCACTTTCGGTGGGGTGA
- the LOC128092841 gene encoding maltase A3-like, protein MRGVVLATLAAVVLAHGLSVRNDDGHDHGESDWWEGGVFYQIYPRSFKDSDGDGVGDIKGITEQLDHLKDLGVDGVWFSPLFKSPMADFGYDISDFRDVDPIFGTMEDLDALLAKSKEIGVKVILDFVPNHSSDEHEWFEKAKQGDPKYRDYYVWREGRRIGMEYMPPTNWVAVFHTPAWTKLDGETHYYLHQFDKKQPDLNYRNAEVKKEMDDMIRFWLDKGVDGFRIDAINHVYEDPDFQDEAIIDENLPPSYGNMYHNLTKDLEENYEIIYSWREIFDSYKEKDGHTRFMMTEAYASLEDLMKWFGTEQRRGSHMPFNFDFIMSINSGSLADDYKRLIDEWIAAMPSFGSPNWVLGNHDRPRVASRYGRDRAAGMAIMEMTLPGIAVVYYGEEIGMEDNRDITWEDTQDPQACNTNRDVFQEHTRDPVRTPFQWDSSKHAGFSPENAIDTWLPVHPNYEEINLAAQKEDPNSMFKLYQKLIQLRKGHTFRHGDLKTFVLTNNVFAFTRSLKDHQTYAVAVNVNPFDVDLNLKDLGEEVGKVKVVISSLDSDMKEGDQYDDVQNLVLGRYDTVVFELLPSGGAIVQVSVLLLIASVLRNIFA, encoded by the exons ATGCGCGGAGTGGTCCTTGCGACGTTGGCGGCCGTCGTGTTGGCGCACGGATTGAGCGTCCGGAACGACGATGGTCACGATCATGGGGAGTCGGACTGGTGGGAAGGTGGAGTGTTTTACCAGATTTATCCGAGGTCGTTCAAAGACAGTGACGGGGATGGTGTTGGTGATATCAAGGGAATTACGGAGCAGTTGGACCACTTGAAGGATCTGGGTGTGGATGGAGTGTGGTTTAGTCCGCTGTTCAAGTCACCGATGGCGGACTTTGGGTACGACATTTCCGACTTCCGGGATGTGGATCCGATCTTTGGTACGATGGAAGATTTGGACGCGTTGTTGGCGAAATCGAAGGAGATTGGAGTGAAGGTTATTCTGGACTTTGTACCGAATCATAGCAGTGATGAGCACGAGTGGTTCGAGAAGGCAAAGCAGGGTGATCCAAAGTACAGGGACTATTACGTGTGGCGTGAAGGACGTCGGATCGGTATGGAGTATATGCCGCCGACCAATTGGGTTGCGGTGTTCCACACCCCGGCTTGGACGAAGCTTGACGGTGAAACTCACTACTACCTGCATCAGTTCGATAAGAAGCAGCCAGACCTGAACTATCGCAATGCTGAGGTCAAGAAGGAAATGGATGATATGATTAGGTTTTGGCTGGATAAGGGCGTTGACGGGTTCCGGATTGATGCGATCAACCACGTTTACGAGGATCCGGACTTCCAAGATGAAGCTATCATCGATGAGAATCTTCCACCGTCTTATGGAAACATGTATCATAATCTTACTAAGGATTTG GAAGAAAACTACGAAATAATCTACTCTTGGCGCGAAATTTTCGATTCGTACAAGGAAAAGGACGGCCACACTCGCTTCATGATGACCGAGGCGTACGCTTCGCTCGAGGATCTGATGAAGTGGTTCGGCACCGAGCAACGGCGGGGATCGCACATGCCGTTCAACTTTGACTTTATCATGTCGATCAACAGTGGTTCGCTGGCCGACGACTACAAGAGGCTGATTGATGAATGGATCGCCGCTATGCCGAGCTTCGGTAGCCCGAACTGGGTGCTCGGTAATCATGACCGTCCACGAGTTGCTTCGCGATATGGACGCGATCGCGCCGCCGGAATGGCCATTATGGAGATGACTCTGCCGGGAATCGCTGTGGTTTACTAC GGTGAGGAGATTGGTATGGAAGATAATCGCGATATCACCTGGGAAGATACGCAGGATCCTCAGGCGTGCAACACCAACCGAGATGTATTCCAAGAACATACCAGAGATCCAGTTCGAACGCCATTCCAGTGGGACTCCTCGAAGCATGCTGGATTCTCACCTGAAAACGCAATCGATACGTGGCTGCCAGTTCATCCAAACTACGAGGAAATCAACCTGGCTGCCCAGAAGGAAGACCCCAACAGCATGTTCAAGCTGTACCAGAAGCTGATCCAGCTGCGCAAGGGTCATACCTTCCGACACGGTGACCTGAAGACGTTCGTCCTCACCAACAACGTGTTTGCCTTCACCCGAAGCCTCAAGGATCACCAGACCTATGCCGTGGCGGTGAACGTCAACCCGTTCGACGTGGATTTGAACTTGAAGGATCTGGGCGAAGAGGTTGGTAAGGTTAAGGTAGTGATCAGTTCGCTGGATTCGGACATGAAGGAGGGTGATCAGTATGATGATGTGCAGAACCTGGTGCTCGGCAGGTACGACACAGTCGTGTTTGAGCTTCTGCCCAGTGGCGGTGCCATTGTCCAAGTTTCAGTGCTGCTTCTGATTGCTTCAGTGCTGCGAAACATTTTCGCGTAG